One genomic region from Mycobacterium basiliense encodes:
- a CDS encoding ribonuclease T2 family protein, translating into MQLRRGDAAVFSVSAGLTVIVAAAVAFSVLVLDRSGGSRANQPGTSSSSLLVVTWGPSLCQVAPSNAGCKDGHVDTLGRKLLLHGLWPQPATEQFCGMPRAVAHRARDLKDMRSLNLPADVQTKLQSMMSDVAVLAPHEWYAHGTCSGVTPAVYFRDAATLAEQAGKILNPVFETVGDRRLSLRTVRDRFDAEFGGGAGDRVGLTCRDVDGEEIVIYEVHLSLPPIVDFGATENTVSLRDLLVKGPTISAGCRRGRVP; encoded by the coding sequence ATGCAACTGCGACGAGGCGACGCGGCCGTCTTCTCCGTGTCGGCCGGACTGACGGTGATCGTCGCGGCGGCCGTCGCCTTCAGCGTGCTCGTCCTGGATCGTTCTGGGGGGTCGCGCGCCAACCAACCCGGGACCAGCAGCTCTAGCCTGCTCGTGGTGACCTGGGGACCCAGCCTTTGCCAGGTTGCCCCGTCCAACGCCGGATGCAAAGACGGTCATGTAGACACATTGGGGCGGAAGCTGCTGCTGCACGGACTTTGGCCTCAGCCGGCAACCGAACAATTCTGCGGCATGCCAAGGGCGGTCGCCCATCGGGCCCGCGATCTAAAAGACATGCGGTCCCTCAATCTGCCCGCCGACGTGCAAACGAAGTTGCAGTCGATGATGTCTGACGTTGCGGTATTGGCTCCCCATGAGTGGTACGCGCACGGCACCTGTTCCGGTGTCACCCCGGCGGTGTATTTCCGCGACGCCGCCACGCTCGCCGAGCAGGCCGGCAAGATCCTCAACCCGGTCTTCGAGACGGTTGGAGACCGACGATTGTCGCTTCGCACGGTGCGTGACCGGTTCGACGCCGAGTTCGGCGGGGGGGCGGGAGACCGCGTCGGCCTTACGTGTCGCGACGTGGACGGGGAAGAAATCGTCATTTATGAGGTGCACCTGTCGCTTCCTCCGATCGTCGATTTCGGAGCCACTGAGAACACCGTGTCGCTGAGGGACTTGCTCGTCAAAGGCCCAACGATATCCGCTGGGTGTCGGCGCGGGCGGGTTCCGTGA
- a CDS encoding TetR/AcrR family transcriptional regulator, producing MSATSEATEYVQASRGRRSSHLSGDDREQAILAAAERLLAERPLGDFSVDDLAKGAGISRPTFYFYFPSKNAVLLSLLDHLNLKSRSAVEGLAEKLPADPATVWRSAINAFFEACGTHRAVAVAGAAAKDSNTEVRQMWSKVMQQWIDYNTAAIKHERECNAAPDTIPAEDLAVALQLMTERVMAATFGGEQPAISYENVVDTLTHIWLASIYGR from the coding sequence ATGTCCGCAACTTCCGAGGCGACCGAATACGTCCAAGCATCTAGGGGCCGGCGCTCGTCACATCTCTCCGGCGACGACCGCGAGCAAGCGATCCTGGCAGCCGCCGAACGACTCCTGGCGGAGCGCCCGCTGGGCGACTTCTCCGTCGATGACCTGGCCAAAGGCGCCGGGATCTCCCGCCCAACCTTCTACTTCTATTTCCCGTCCAAGAACGCGGTCTTGCTGTCTTTGCTCGATCACCTGAACCTGAAGTCACGCTCGGCGGTGGAGGGGCTCGCCGAGAAACTACCGGCAGATCCCGCCACGGTTTGGCGGTCGGCAATCAATGCGTTCTTCGAGGCGTGCGGGACCCATCGAGCCGTCGCCGTTGCCGGTGCCGCTGCCAAAGACAGCAACACCGAAGTTCGCCAGATGTGGTCCAAGGTGATGCAGCAGTGGATCGACTACAACACGGCGGCGATCAAGCACGAGCGCGAATGCAATGCGGCCCCTGACACGATTCCGGCCGAGGACCTCGCCGTAGCGCTGCAGCTAATGACCGAGCGGGTAATGGCCGCAACATTCGGCGGCGAACAGCCCGCGATCTCATATGAGAATGTCGTCGATACGTTGACGCACATCTGGCTGGCCAGCATTTACGGGCGCTGA
- a CDS encoding 4-hydroxy-2-oxovalerate aldolase, whose product MKREPTILDTTMRDGSYAVNFGYTIDDVRSIVQDLDAAGIPYIEIGHGMTTGATAAQGLAAQTDEEYFRTGRAAVRNSKLGAVVLASVAPIETVDLAADYLDFLRICALATEFEKVVPFVERAQSKGLELTIQLVASHLLTPDLLASVAKRAGEMGVRIVYVVDTTGTFLPEDVRRYVEAIRAASDVTVGYHGHNNLGMAVANALEAFEAGADFLDGTLMGLGRGAGNCQTECLIAALQRRGHLAGIDLDRILDAARSRLLGRAPREYGIDPWEISFGIHRLDSLQVEHIRTSADNASLSVSRVIREIAKNAEVPFLSSEDIELAVAGMRT is encoded by the coding sequence GTGAAAAGAGAACCGACCATCCTCGACACCACCATGCGTGACGGAAGCTACGCGGTGAACTTCGGCTACACCATTGACGATGTCCGAAGCATCGTGCAAGATCTGGACGCCGCGGGCATTCCCTACATTGAAATCGGCCATGGCATGACCACCGGCGCCACGGCCGCCCAGGGCCTGGCCGCTCAAACGGACGAGGAATACTTCCGTACCGGACGTGCCGCGGTGCGAAACTCGAAACTGGGCGCCGTAGTTCTCGCCAGCGTGGCGCCGATCGAAACGGTGGACTTGGCCGCTGACTACCTGGACTTTCTGCGTATCTGTGCGTTGGCCACCGAATTTGAGAAGGTGGTGCCCTTTGTTGAGCGCGCCCAGTCCAAGGGCCTTGAGCTAACTATTCAGTTGGTGGCGTCCCACCTCTTGACGCCGGATCTGCTGGCGAGTGTCGCCAAACGGGCCGGCGAAATGGGCGTCCGCATCGTCTATGTGGTGGATACGACGGGAACATTCCTCCCCGAGGACGTGCGCCGCTACGTAGAGGCCATCCGAGCCGCAAGCGATGTCACGGTCGGCTACCACGGGCACAATAATCTCGGCATGGCCGTCGCGAACGCGTTGGAGGCATTCGAAGCCGGAGCCGATTTCCTGGACGGAACACTGATGGGCCTGGGCCGCGGGGCGGGGAATTGCCAGACCGAGTGCCTCATTGCCGCGCTGCAACGGCGCGGACACCTGGCCGGAATCGATCTGGATAGAATTCTAGACGCCGCGCGGTCACGCCTGCTCGGACGCGCTCCTAGGGAGTACGGCATCGACCCGTGGGAGATCTCCTTTGGCATCCACCGCCTCGATTCGCTGCAAGTCGAGCACATTCGCACATCGGCGGACAACGCGAGTCTTTCGGTTTCCCGTGTCATTCGGGAGATCGCGAAAAACGCTGAGGTGCCTTTCCTTTCCTCGGAGGACATCGAGCTGGCGGTGGCCGGGATGCGGACTTGA
- a CDS encoding RNA-dependent RNA polymerase family protein produces the protein MAEPVDIERHLADPRTYEDTILRIFAKKRERGLAFGEAGGGVSYFGTATQRRSLSRAIAQSVAKGRYRPEPVDLWYLETKGKRRAAHTPSFVDHVVGAALYQLLSHNARCYGLPGVYSYLPGSTNAEAVRALGAFVRAHRKRVGAQGPPLYVLQSDFEHYGDNLPVGPHAAIWRVVREVAALGSPTGTIGSNAWSLITSLARPVVRDQNGTQFTRLHGAAMGTPLVPLLGNLAVVPMDRAIVEIEGIFYARYNDDFLIAHPGLAALHEADTRIDALLDDLGVKRKLDKELRTALSGHGQPSVQDPRYRGRNRIDCLGLSVGHTGTLTLAPHRLRRFIERVATRIDAAASAISPLSAHERARHLVLTANVMLDDTNPFAVPGLSALLDTTTDRGVLKDLDFRIVRKIVQCATGRPGVRGFRLLSPALLRHEMGLVSLVHLRNLR, from the coding sequence ATGGCTGAACCCGTCGATATCGAACGACACCTGGCAGACCCCAGAACCTATGAAGACACGATTCTGCGGATCTTCGCCAAGAAGCGGGAGCGTGGATTGGCCTTCGGTGAGGCCGGGGGAGGTGTCAGCTATTTCGGCACCGCGACCCAACGGCGAAGCCTCTCCCGCGCCATTGCGCAAAGTGTTGCCAAGGGTCGATACCGCCCGGAGCCGGTCGACCTCTGGTATTTGGAAACCAAAGGCAAGCGTCGCGCCGCCCATACGCCGTCCTTCGTCGACCATGTGGTGGGTGCGGCCCTCTACCAGCTGCTTTCCCATAATGCGCGCTGCTATGGACTACCCGGGGTCTACTCCTACCTGCCCGGTTCGACGAACGCGGAAGCCGTGCGGGCTCTTGGCGCTTTCGTGCGTGCACATCGCAAGCGGGTCGGGGCACAGGGCCCACCGCTTTATGTCCTGCAGTCGGATTTCGAGCACTATGGGGACAACTTGCCGGTCGGTCCCCACGCGGCGATTTGGCGCGTCGTGCGCGAGGTCGCCGCCCTTGGCAGCCCAACCGGGACTATCGGGTCGAACGCGTGGAGCCTCATCACCTCCCTGGCGCGCCCCGTTGTGCGGGATCAGAACGGGACACAGTTCACCCGCCTGCACGGCGCCGCGATGGGAACCCCGCTGGTGCCCCTGCTCGGAAACCTGGCTGTGGTGCCGATGGACCGGGCGATCGTCGAGATAGAAGGCATCTTCTACGCCCGATATAACGACGACTTTCTGATTGCTCATCCCGGCCTCGCCGCACTGCACGAGGCGGATACGCGGATCGATGCGCTGCTCGATGATCTAGGCGTGAAACGCAAACTTGATAAAGAGCTTCGCACCGCCCTAAGCGGACATGGCCAACCGTCGGTGCAGGACCCGCGCTATCGCGGGCGCAACCGGATCGACTGCCTTGGCCTATCCGTCGGTCACACCGGAACCCTGACGTTGGCGCCACATCGGCTGCGCCGCTTCATCGAGCGCGTTGCGACCCGCATCGATGCGGCCGCATCGGCTATTTCGCCGTTGTCGGCCCACGAGCGAGCCCGTCATCTGGTGTTGACCGCGAACGTGATGCTGGACGACACGAACCCGTTTGCGGTTCCCGGCCTATCCGCATTGCTCGACACGACGACCGATCGAGGGGTTCTCAAGGACCTGGACTTCCGGATTGTGCGAAAGATCGTGCAGTGCGCAACGGGACGCCCCGGCGTGCGTGGATTCCGGCTGCTGTCGCCTGCGCTGTTACGACACGAAATGGGCCTGGTGTCGCTGGTACACCTGCGAAACTTGCGCTGA
- a CDS encoding NAD-dependent epimerase/dehydratase family protein, with protein sequence MHFVTSPPETRVAAASTLQVLDLVSPLGDSGGAPRSKGVLSARRTETCHRNTGHPSSVVRRVGGAPTIAAESGRRVLVTGSSGHLGEALVRTLRARGADVVSLDSRPSRHTSVVGPVTDPDLMREVMTGVEAVFHAAAQHKPQLAFVPGREFLDTNIIGTQAVLDAAVAANVRAFVMTSSTTVFGDALIPPTGEPAAWIDESVTPVPKNIYGVTKASAEDLCQLAHRNNGLACVVLRASRFFVEGDDMPHLYGGRSEDNIKANEYACRRVALEDAVDAHLKAAQRAPHLGFGRYIVSATTPFTRADMAQLRTDAASAFARRAPLAAAIWQELGWRFPDTVDRVYVNARARHHLGWRPRFDLDAIAARLASGESVHTPMSQLVGSKAYASSQYHLGVFHAEGDFRVPVTARATV encoded by the coding sequence ATGCATTTCGTCACGTCACCACCCGAGACACGGGTGGCCGCAGCCAGCACATTGCAGGTGCTCGACTTGGTGTCGCCCCTCGGTGATTCGGGCGGTGCCCCGCGTAGCAAAGGGGTTCTCTCGGCCCGTCGGACGGAAACTTGCCACCGGAACACCGGTCATCCCAGCTCGGTGGTCCGACGGGTGGGCGGCGCGCCGACCATCGCGGCCGAGAGCGGCAGGCGAGTACTTGTCACCGGCAGCTCTGGTCACCTTGGCGAGGCGTTGGTGCGCACACTCCGCGCGCGCGGCGCGGACGTCGTCAGCCTGGACAGCCGGCCTTCGCGGCACACCAGCGTTGTTGGTCCCGTCACGGATCCAGACCTGATGCGCGAGGTGATGACCGGTGTCGAGGCGGTGTTTCACGCCGCTGCCCAGCACAAGCCACAGTTGGCCTTCGTGCCCGGTAGGGAATTTCTGGACACCAACATCATCGGAACCCAGGCCGTGCTTGACGCCGCCGTGGCCGCTAATGTTCGCGCCTTCGTAATGACCTCCTCGACAACGGTTTTCGGGGATGCGCTCATTCCGCCGACCGGCGAGCCGGCGGCCTGGATCGACGAGTCCGTCACACCGGTACCCAAGAACATCTACGGTGTCACCAAAGCCAGCGCCGAGGACCTCTGCCAGTTGGCGCATCGCAACAACGGCCTGGCATGCGTGGTACTGCGCGCTTCGCGGTTTTTCGTTGAGGGCGACGACATGCCACACCTGTACGGCGGACGCAGCGAAGACAACATCAAGGCCAACGAATACGCGTGCCGTCGGGTCGCGCTCGAAGACGCCGTCGACGCCCATCTCAAAGCGGCACAACGGGCACCCCATCTCGGGTTCGGCCGCTATATCGTCTCCGCCACCACTCCCTTCACCCGGGCGGACATGGCGCAGCTGCGCACCGACGCGGCATCGGCATTCGCGCGCCGGGCACCGCTGGCCGCGGCCATCTGGCAGGAACTCGGATGGCGCTTTCCCGACACCGTGGATCGGGTGTATGTCAACGCGCGGGCTCGACACCACTTGGGCTGGCGTCCGCGCTTCGACCTGGATGCGATTGCCGCCCGGCTGGCCAGCGGGGAGTCGGTGCACACACCGATGTCACAGCTGGTGGGGTCCAAGGCATACGCCAGTAGCCAGTACCACCTGGGCGTGTTTCACGCGGAGGGCGACTTCCGGGTCCCCGTGACCGCGCGAGCAACCGTCTAG
- a CDS encoding DUF4349 domain-containing protein codes for MTVPVTSMSDAETRRLAAADDGAAPGTLHTDRGNLPLQRIDVRVDITGLTSQVELTQDFVNTFDVPLEASYVFPLPDRSAVTRMRMTTDERVVEADLRERQTARQTYDQALDSGRRAAIAEEERPDVFSIRVGNIVPGGRVSVALTLINPLTYEDGEATFRFPLVVAPRYIPGEPMADSAVGDGHADDTDAAPDASRITPPVLLPDFPHPVPLVINVGIDPAGFTLSQVRSSLPAVTTDDGRIRVQPDARANRDFVLRLRYGADGLTDSLELVPDTDGDEGTYRLTVLAPASTAPPRPRDVVVVLDRSRSMRGWKMATARRAAARIIDTLGSGDRFAVLTCDDRIERPTGLPEGLVEASDRHRYRAVEHLAGVDGRGGTELVAPLRQALALVRGSRDTDNRDAIVVLITDGQVGNEDQLLRELSNDLGRVRLHTIGVDQAVNAGILGRLASVGGGRCELVESEDRLDEAMQAIHRRIGAPLAYSLALYAEGLATIEDTTSPARLPDFFPGVPLVVTGRYRGSAVGSLVLRGTTGEDDDWSIRIAGQRRADPTVIAQWARAHLRDLEDRFASSGGGSAARDELATRIVDTSLRFGVLSRFTAYLAHERQGGRVVAEGELQHRVLQPVEEPAGWDQTPDDADIPGVSANQHPGKAASQARMVKLRNVVVVAGVAVLLFGFGWAWSLNQYGLSSSTRGGEGLAGGKPTAISDATIPETKGSIGEDTVAAPAAPAPPLAPPDGTYKRDIVTTGSVQLVVAEPTQAADRLASAVAAAGGRVDSRSERSGPSVRSGPPTVSLVLRIPADKLDGVLVEAKHLGAVESMSIGHADVTSQRVDLDARIEALQTSVNRLLQLMGRAGDVADLLAAESSLTQRQAELDSLRAQRATLGDEISYATINVTLSASTTVTHGGFVGALEQGWQSLLSAFGGVMLAVGFVLPWLPVLAVLVGVIVWLLRRGGLPARIRR; via the coding sequence ATGACTGTCCCCGTCACGTCGATGAGCGACGCCGAGACGAGGCGCCTGGCCGCAGCCGATGACGGGGCCGCGCCGGGCACCCTGCACACCGATCGGGGCAACCTCCCGCTGCAGCGCATCGATGTGCGGGTGGATATCACTGGACTCACCAGCCAGGTCGAGTTGACGCAGGACTTCGTCAACACCTTCGACGTACCCCTGGAAGCCAGTTACGTGTTCCCCCTGCCGGATCGCAGCGCGGTCACCCGAATGCGGATGACCACCGACGAGCGGGTCGTCGAGGCCGACCTGCGGGAACGGCAGACCGCCCGGCAGACCTACGACCAGGCCTTGGATTCGGGCCGGCGGGCAGCCATCGCCGAGGAGGAACGCCCGGACGTTTTCAGCATCCGGGTTGGCAACATCGTGCCTGGTGGACGGGTGAGCGTCGCGCTGACGCTGATCAACCCCCTGACCTACGAGGACGGCGAGGCGACGTTTCGCTTCCCGCTCGTGGTAGCGCCGCGGTACATCCCTGGCGAGCCGATGGCGGATAGCGCGGTCGGCGACGGCCACGCCGACGACACCGACGCCGCCCCCGACGCCTCGCGCATCACCCCGCCCGTGTTGTTGCCCGATTTCCCGCATCCGGTTCCACTGGTCATCAACGTCGGGATCGACCCTGCCGGTTTCACCCTGTCGCAGGTGCGGTCGAGCCTGCCCGCGGTCACCACCGACGACGGCCGGATACGAGTGCAACCCGACGCGCGGGCCAACCGGGACTTCGTCCTGCGGCTGCGCTACGGCGCTGACGGCCTGACCGACTCGCTCGAGCTGGTACCGGATACGGACGGCGACGAGGGGACCTATCGGCTGACCGTGCTGGCGCCGGCGTCGACTGCGCCGCCGCGCCCCCGAGATGTGGTGGTGGTGCTGGACCGCTCGCGCAGCATGCGCGGCTGGAAGATGGCGACGGCCCGCCGCGCCGCGGCGCGCATCATCGACACACTCGGCAGCGGCGACCGGTTCGCGGTGCTGACCTGCGATGACCGGATCGAACGACCCACCGGTCTGCCCGAGGGGTTGGTCGAGGCCAGCGACCGCCACAGATACCGCGCGGTCGAGCACCTCGCCGGCGTGGATGGTCGTGGTGGCACCGAGCTGGTCGCACCGTTGCGGCAGGCTCTGGCTTTGGTGCGGGGATCGCGCGATACCGATAACCGGGACGCCATCGTCGTCCTGATCACCGACGGGCAGGTGGGCAACGAGGATCAACTGTTGCGTGAGCTGTCCAACGATCTGGGCCGGGTACGGCTACACACGATCGGTGTTGATCAGGCCGTCAACGCCGGAATCCTGGGCCGCCTGGCCAGTGTCGGCGGGGGACGGTGCGAGTTGGTGGAAAGCGAGGACCGACTCGACGAGGCAATGCAGGCCATCCACCGCCGCATCGGCGCCCCGCTCGCGTACTCGCTGGCACTGTACGCCGAGGGGCTGGCGACCATCGAGGACACCACCAGCCCGGCCCGATTACCCGACTTTTTTCCGGGGGTGCCACTGGTGGTGACCGGGCGGTATCGGGGGAGCGCCGTCGGTTCGCTCGTCCTGCGCGGTACCACCGGCGAAGACGATGACTGGTCGATCAGGATCGCCGGCCAGCGCCGCGCCGACCCGACGGTGATCGCTCAGTGGGCTCGGGCCCACCTCCGCGACCTGGAAGACCGCTTTGCCTCGTCCGGAGGTGGCAGCGCTGCCAGGGATGAGTTGGCGACGCGGATCGTCGACACCTCGCTGCGGTTCGGCGTGCTATCCAGGTTCACCGCCTACCTCGCTCACGAGCGCCAGGGCGGTCGGGTGGTAGCCGAGGGCGAACTACAGCATCGGGTGCTGCAACCCGTCGAGGAACCTGCGGGCTGGGACCAGACACCGGATGACGCCGACATTCCGGGTGTTTCAGCGAACCAGCATCCGGGCAAGGCGGCATCGCAAGCGCGAATGGTCAAGCTGCGCAATGTGGTAGTGGTGGCAGGGGTCGCCGTGTTGCTATTCGGCTTCGGGTGGGCATGGTCGCTGAACCAATACGGACTTTCCTCGTCGACTCGCGGGGGCGAGGGTCTAGCGGGTGGCAAGCCGACAGCCATTTCGGATGCGACCATTCCGGAGACCAAGGGCAGCATTGGCGAGGACACGGTGGCGGCGCCAGCGGCGCCGGCGCCGCCACTGGCACCTCCGGACGGTACCTACAAGCGCGACATCGTCACCACCGGATCGGTCCAGCTAGTCGTCGCGGAGCCCACGCAGGCCGCCGACCGGCTGGCGTCCGCGGTCGCCGCCGCCGGCGGGCGAGTGGACTCGCGATCGGAGCGCTCGGGACCGTCCGTCCGGTCGGGGCCACCGACGGTCAGCCTGGTGTTGCGCATTCCGGCGGACAAACTCGATGGGGTCTTGGTCGAAGCCAAGCACCTCGGAGCTGTCGAGTCGATGTCGATCGGCCACGCCGACGTCACCTCGCAGCGCGTAGATCTCGATGCCCGCATCGAGGCGCTGCAAACCTCGGTCAATCGGTTGCTGCAGCTCATGGGCAGGGCCGGTGACGTCGCCGACCTGCTCGCCGCGGAGTCGTCACTGACCCAACGACAGGCCGAGTTGGACTCGCTGCGGGCCCAGCGCGCCACGCTGGGCGACGAGATCAGCTACGCGACGATTAACGTCACCCTTTCGGCGTCGACGACGGTGACTCATGGTGGCTTTGTCGGCGCGCTCGAACAGGGTTGGCAGTCGTTGCTCTCCGCCTTCGGCGGCGTCATGCTGGCGGTTGGTTTCGTTCTGCCGTGGCTCCCGGTGCTGGCGGTGCTGGTGGGGGTGATCGTTTGGCTGCTGCGCCGCGGGGGGCTACCCGCGCGTATCCGCCGTTGA
- a CDS encoding cupin domain-containing protein: MTSVPQKPASPRLEKQTMFVSSVREAVPFVAADLSEIRLLADRTNVGITSVSLAHATVAVGEETVWHRLTATDEIYFILSGRGLVMVEDEAREVRAGDAVWIPAGVPQKIRNLGRIPLAFLCACGPAYAPECDQPTKPPLMIPSRRPAHTASSDDSAPRIATPSVGAHVSRSTRCRRASSGSRTTTGSVRARISIAFGPLRFRSGHRQCADVDRYQP, translated from the coding sequence ATGACTAGTGTCCCGCAGAAACCCGCAAGTCCAAGGTTGGAGAAGCAAACGATGTTCGTAAGCAGTGTCAGGGAGGCAGTGCCGTTTGTCGCCGCGGACTTGTCGGAGATCCGGCTCCTGGCGGACCGGACCAATGTGGGCATCACCTCGGTCAGCCTGGCCCATGCGACCGTGGCGGTCGGCGAGGAGACCGTATGGCATCGATTGACGGCCACCGATGAGATCTATTTCATTCTCTCGGGCCGCGGACTTGTCATGGTAGAAGACGAAGCGCGGGAGGTGCGGGCCGGCGATGCGGTCTGGATACCGGCCGGAGTCCCGCAAAAGATCCGCAATCTCGGTCGAATTCCGTTGGCATTTCTGTGCGCCTGCGGTCCCGCCTACGCACCGGAATGCGACCAGCCCACAAAACCACCGCTGATGATCCCGTCACGACGACCGGCACACACCGCCTCGTCCGACGATTCTGCGCCGCGGATCGCTACACCGTCTGTGGGCGCACACGTTTCGCGCTCGACTCGCTGCCGGAGGGCGTCTTCCGGGAGCCGAACCACGACCGGATCGGTCCGGGCGCGGATTTCCATTGCCTTTGGCCCGCTTCGGTTTCGATCGGGTCATCGCCAGTGCGCGGACGTTGATCGATACCAGCCCTGA
- a CDS encoding DHA2 family efflux MFS transporter permease subunit: MKSAQTGDQPGPLDSRLLMITVACTLLPVMVTLDATVVNVAQRTFIVEFSSTQAVVAWTMTAYTLALAAVIPLTGCVANRMGTKRLVLGSVLLFSLGSLLCALAPNITLLVAFRALQGLGGGMLMPLQLIILARAAGPDRLSRVLTISIVPVLLAPICGPILGGWLIDSFGWQWIFLINLPIGLLALVLAGSVLPRDVPLPAEPIDVIGMLVLSPGLVLFLYGVSLLPQRGKITDPHIWLPVAGGLTLVVAFVVHSRRRADGALIDLRLLKHQQVAAANAIRFLFAITFFGSCLLFPAYFQEVLSKTPSQSALLLLPQTLAAAAVMPTVGRLLEKHGPYGVVLMGTTLAVLGLGVFVYGMSRDQVNLPVLLAGLALFGVGSGCMITPVSWAAVHTLDSSEIAHGSTLFNVNHNIAASIGTALMSVILTSRFDGKGRGAAVGPADSLAEDAVGQGLSPDPVTLSSQVQAPDLLAHVGNETSHAYTGVFVIAMIVLAATAIPASFLPKRPATRVDATPIEPSVA; this comes from the coding sequence GTGAAATCGGCACAAACCGGCGACCAGCCCGGCCCGCTGGACTCCCGACTTCTGATGATCACGGTGGCGTGCACGCTGCTCCCGGTGATGGTGACCCTCGACGCCACGGTCGTCAATGTGGCGCAGCGGACCTTCATCGTCGAATTTTCCTCGACGCAAGCCGTGGTCGCGTGGACCATGACCGCCTATACCTTGGCGCTGGCGGCGGTGATCCCGCTGACCGGCTGCGTGGCCAACCGGATGGGGACCAAGCGGCTCGTTCTGGGGTCGGTGCTGCTGTTTTCGTTGGGATCATTGCTGTGCGCGCTGGCGCCGAACATCACGTTGCTGGTGGCATTTCGGGCTCTGCAGGGGCTTGGCGGCGGAATGCTCATGCCGCTACAGCTCATCATTCTGGCCCGCGCAGCCGGTCCTGATCGCTTGAGCCGGGTGCTGACCATCAGCATCGTCCCCGTCTTGTTGGCCCCGATCTGTGGGCCAATTCTCGGCGGCTGGCTGATCGACTCATTCGGCTGGCAGTGGATTTTTTTGATCAACCTCCCGATCGGGCTGCTCGCGTTGGTGCTGGCGGGATCGGTTCTGCCCCGGGATGTTCCGCTGCCAGCGGAGCCGATCGATGTGATCGGCATGCTGGTCCTGTCACCCGGGTTGGTGCTGTTTCTCTACGGCGTGTCGCTGCTTCCACAGCGTGGCAAGATCACCGACCCGCACATCTGGCTTCCGGTAGCCGGTGGCTTGACGCTGGTCGTCGCTTTCGTAGTCCACTCGCGGCGCCGGGCCGATGGTGCGCTGATCGATTTGCGTCTGCTCAAACATCAGCAGGTGGCGGCGGCCAATGCGATCCGATTCCTGTTCGCCATCACCTTTTTCGGCAGCTGCCTGTTGTTTCCCGCGTACTTCCAAGAGGTGCTTTCCAAGACACCGTCGCAGTCTGCGCTTCTTCTGCTTCCGCAAACCCTGGCCGCCGCCGCGGTGATGCCGACGGTGGGGCGCCTGTTGGAAAAACACGGACCGTACGGCGTGGTGCTGATGGGCACCACCTTGGCCGTTCTGGGGTTGGGTGTTTTTGTCTACGGGATGAGTCGGGACCAGGTGAACCTGCCGGTGCTGCTGGCCGGGCTCGCGCTGTTCGGCGTCGGCAGCGGATGCATGATAACCCCGGTCTCCTGGGCGGCCGTACACACACTGGATTCGAGCGAAATAGCCCACGGATCAACGCTATTCAATGTCAATCACAATATCGCCGCTTCGATTGGCACGGCACTGATGTCGGTTATCCTCACCAGCAGGTTCGATGGCAAAGGACGCGGCGCCGCGGTTGGCCCAGCGGATTCACTCGCCGAAGACGCCGTCGGCCAGGGCCTGTCGCCCGACCCGGTCACGCTGTCGTCGCAAGTGCAGGCCCCGGACCTGCTGGCGCACGTCGGCAACGAAACATCGCACGCATACACCGGTGTGTTCGTGATCGCCATGATCGTTCTCGCCGCGACCGCTATCCCCGCCTCGTTCCTACCGAAGAGGCCCGCGACCAGGGTGGACGCGACGCCCATTGAGCCATCGGTGGCGTAG
- a CDS encoding TVP38/TMEM64 family protein gives MIDSGTTAGRRRRHVLRLALFAGLLLGLFYLVAVAGVIDIDAVRGVIKATGPLAPLTYVAVSAALGAVFVPGPILAACSGVLFGPVLGTFVTVGAAMGTAILASLLGRHAGRDGARALLGPDRADRLDAQIERHGLWAVVGQRFVPGISDALSSYTFGAFGVPMWQMVAGSFIGSLPRGFAYTALGASITHPSSPLAYAALVVWCLTAIVGVIAARRGYRAWRTRPERLEPAGSA, from the coding sequence ATGATCGACAGCGGAACAACGGCCGGCCGCCGCCGGCGCCATGTGCTGCGACTGGCCCTGTTCGCCGGCTTGTTGCTGGGGCTGTTCTATCTGGTGGCGGTGGCGGGGGTCATCGACATCGACGCGGTCCGCGGCGTGATCAAGGCGACCGGTCCGCTGGCGCCGCTCACGTATGTCGCAGTGTCGGCCGCACTAGGGGCGGTGTTTGTCCCGGGCCCGATCCTGGCCGCGTGCAGTGGTGTGCTGTTCGGCCCGGTACTAGGCACATTCGTGACGGTGGGCGCGGCGATGGGCACCGCCATTCTCGCCAGCCTGCTCGGCCGGCACGCCGGCCGTGACGGCGCGCGGGCACTGCTGGGTCCCGATCGGGCCGATCGTCTGGACGCGCAGATCGAACGGCATGGATTGTGGGCGGTGGTCGGTCAGCGCTTCGTCCCCGGCATCTCGGACGCGTTGTCCTCCTACACGTTCGGTGCGTTCGGCGTTCCGATGTGGCAGATGGTTGCCGGGTCCTTCATCGGGTCGCTGCCGCGCGGCTTCGCCTACACCGCGCTGGGTGCGTCAATCACTCACCCGTCGTCGCCGCTGGCGTACGCGGCGCTGGTGGTGTGGTGTCTGACCGCCATCGTCGGGGTGATCGCCGCGCGACGCGGCTATCGGGCTTGGCGCACGCGCCCAGAGCGCCTCGAGCCGGCGGGTTCGGCATAG